The following are encoded in a window of Sinorhizobium sojae CCBAU 05684 genomic DNA:
- the hydA gene encoding dihydropyrimidinase — MSTVIKGGTIVTADLSYKADIKVEGGKIVEIGPALSGTETLDATGCYVMPGGIDPHTHLEMPFMGTYSSDDFESGTRAALAGGTTMVVDFALPSPGQSLLEALTMWDNKSTRANCDYSFHMAITWWGEQVFNEMETIVKDKGINTFKHFMAYKGALMVDDDEMFSSFQRCAGLGALPLVHAENGDVVAQLQAKLLAEGNNGPEAHAYSRPAEVEGEATNRAIMIADMAGCPVYIVHTSCEQAHEAIRRARAKGMRVFGEPLIQHLTLDETEYLNKDWDHAARRVMSPPFRNKAHQDSLWAGLASGSLQVVATDHCAFTTAQKRFGIGDFTQIPNGTGGLEDRMPMLWTYGVAPGRITMNEFVAVTSTNIAKILNIYPKKGAILVGADADLVVWDPKRSKTISADTQQSAIDYNVFEGKTVTGLPRFTLTRGAVAIEEGTVKTEEGHGEFVRRDPFPAVSTALTTWKEVTAPRAVQRTGIPASGV, encoded by the coding sequence ATGAGCACCGTCATCAAGGGTGGAACCATCGTCACCGCCGACCTGAGCTATAAGGCCGATATCAAGGTGGAAGGTGGCAAGATTGTCGAGATCGGCCCCGCTCTCTCCGGCACCGAAACGCTGGACGCGACCGGCTGCTACGTGATGCCGGGCGGCATCGATCCGCACACCCATCTCGAAATGCCCTTCATGGGCACCTATTCCTCCGACGATTTCGAGAGCGGCACGCGCGCGGCGCTAGCCGGCGGCACGACCATGGTCGTCGATTTCGCCCTCCCCTCGCCCGGCCAGTCGCTGCTCGAAGCCCTCACCATGTGGGACAACAAGTCGACCCGCGCCAATTGCGACTATTCCTTCCACATGGCGATCACCTGGTGGGGCGAGCAGGTCTTCAATGAGATGGAGACCATCGTCAAGGATAAGGGCATCAACACCTTCAAGCACTTCATGGCCTATAAGGGCGCGCTGATGGTGGACGACGACGAGATGTTCTCCTCGTTCCAGCGCTGCGCCGGTCTCGGCGCCCTGCCGCTCGTCCACGCCGAAAACGGCGACGTGGTGGCACAACTCCAGGCGAAGCTGCTCGCCGAAGGCAATAACGGCCCCGAGGCGCATGCCTATTCACGGCCGGCCGAGGTCGAGGGCGAGGCCACGAACCGCGCAATCATGATCGCCGATATGGCCGGCTGTCCCGTCTATATCGTCCACACCTCCTGCGAGCAGGCACACGAGGCGATCCGCCGCGCCCGGGCCAAGGGCATGCGCGTCTTCGGCGAACCCTTGATCCAGCACCTGACGCTCGACGAGACCGAATACCTCAACAAGGACTGGGACCACGCCGCCCGCCGGGTGATGTCACCGCCCTTCCGCAACAAGGCGCACCAGGACAGTCTCTGGGCGGGGCTTGCCTCCGGCTCGCTGCAGGTGGTCGCGACCGACCATTGCGCCTTCACGACCGCCCAGAAGCGCTTCGGCATCGGCGACTTCACCCAGATCCCGAACGGCACCGGCGGGTTGGAAGACCGCATGCCGATGCTATGGACCTACGGCGTCGCGCCCGGCCGGATCACCATGAACGAATTCGTCGCGGTCACCTCCACCAACATCGCCAAGATCCTCAACATCTATCCGAAGAAGGGCGCGATCCTCGTCGGTGCCGATGCCGACCTCGTCGTCTGGGATCCGAAGCGCTCAAAGACAATCTCGGCGGACACCCAGCAATCGGCGATCGATTACAATGTTTTCGAGGGCAAGACGGTCACCGGCCTGCCGCGCTTCACGTTAACGCGCGGCGCCGTCGCCATCGAGGAGGGCA
- the preA gene encoding NAD-dependent dihydropyrimidine dehydrogenase subunit PreA has protein sequence MADLRNNFVGIKSPNPFWLASAPPTDKAYNVERAFKAGWGGVVWKTLGEEGPPVVNVNGPRYGAIWGADRRLLGLNNIELITDRDLYVNLREMKQVKMNWPDRALIASIMVPCDEDAWKAILPLVEETGADGIELNFGCPHGMSERGMGSAVGQVPEYIEMVVRWCKQYTRMPVITKLTPNITDIRKPARAAKAGGTDAVSLINTINSITSVNLDTFSPEPSIDGRGSHGGYCGPAVKPIALNMVAEIARDPETYGLPISGIGGITTWRDAAEFIALGAGNVQVCTAAMTYGFKIVQEMITGLSDWMDAKGHRTLDDIRGRAAPNVTDWQYLNLNYVTKAKIDQDACIKCGRCHIACEDTSHQAITQFVNGVRRFEVIEEECVGCNLCVNVCPVENCITMEPLAAGTLDRRTGKPVDPDYANWTTHPNNPMAREAAE, from the coding sequence ATGGCTGATCTTCGCAACAATTTTGTCGGCATCAAATCCCCGAACCCGTTCTGGCTCGCCTCGGCACCGCCGACGGACAAGGCCTACAATGTCGAGCGCGCCTTCAAGGCGGGCTGGGGCGGCGTCGTCTGGAAGACCCTCGGCGAGGAAGGGCCGCCGGTCGTCAACGTCAACGGCCCGCGCTACGGCGCGATCTGGGGCGCTGACCGGCGGCTGTTGGGCTTGAACAACATCGAGCTCATTACAGACCGCGACCTTTACGTGAACCTGCGCGAGATGAAGCAGGTGAAGATGAACTGGCCGGACCGAGCGCTCATCGCCTCGATCATGGTGCCCTGTGACGAGGACGCCTGGAAGGCCATCCTGCCGCTCGTCGAAGAAACAGGCGCCGACGGCATCGAGCTCAACTTCGGCTGTCCGCACGGCATGTCCGAGCGCGGCATGGGTTCCGCGGTCGGGCAGGTACCGGAATATATCGAGATGGTCGTTCGGTGGTGCAAGCAATATACGCGTATGCCGGTGATCACCAAGCTGACGCCGAACATCACCGACATCCGCAAGCCGGCCCGCGCCGCCAAGGCCGGCGGCACCGATGCGGTGTCTCTGATCAACACCATCAACTCGATCACCTCGGTCAATCTCGACACCTTCTCGCCGGAACCGTCGATCGACGGCCGCGGCAGCCATGGCGGCTATTGCGGGCCGGCGGTCAAGCCGATCGCCCTCAACATGGTTGCCGAGATAGCCCGTGATCCGGAGACCTATGGCCTGCCGATCTCCGGCATCGGCGGCATCACCACCTGGCGGGATGCCGCGGAATTCATCGCACTCGGGGCCGGCAACGTCCAGGTCTGCACGGCCGCGATGACCTACGGCTTCAAGATCGTCCAGGAAATGATCACGGGCCTTTCCGACTGGATGGACGCCAAGGGTCACCGGACGCTCGACGACATCCGCGGCCGCGCCGCCCCGAATGTCACCGACTGGCAGTATCTCAACCTCAACTACGTCACCAAGGCAAAGATCGACCAGGACGCCTGCATCAAATGCGGCCGCTGTCACATCGCCTGCGAGGACACCTCGCACCAGGCGATCACGCAGTTCGTCAATGGCGTGCGCCGCTTCGAAGTGATCGAGGAGGAATGCGTCGGCTGCAATCTCTGCGTCAACGTCTGTCCGGTCGAGAACTGCATCACCATGGAGCCGCTTGCCGCTGGCACGCTCGACCGGCGGACCGGCAAGCCGGTCGATCCGGACTACGCGAACTGGACCACGCATCCGAACAACCCGATGGCCCGTGAGGCCGCGGAGTAG
- a CDS encoding adenylate/guanylate cyclase domain-containing protein: MTILSADIRKKAHLVSGAVLGSFVLCHLINHSLGLISVGAMEAGRRTLGLLWQSTPGTVLLYSALLLHFLMALDSLYRRQTLRMPVGEALKIVFGLSLPFLLIPHVVAARVEPILTGINADYPMILRGLWSHASNASRQSVALLLVWGHACLGAWFWMRGRSWFARYEILLYTIAILVPIFALFGFVSGARSLPPVYAEHGAYGDRASISRSQNSPTAEDIRLALYAGFTGLIGGALALRALPSRGRIRVRYPDGRVAAVSLGFSVLEASRAAGIPHVSVCGGRGRCSTCRIRIIEGLEGQPEPDAAELATLTRIGAPNNVRLACQFRPVHNVTVVPVLDNDSLGTKTQLARHNGGGRERQVAVLFCDLRDFTRIAEHRLPYDTVFLLNRYFQMVGEAVEGSGGVIDKFIGDGALAIFGLKGSYKDACLQSLTAAMRLSEGVRALNQTFEAELRHPLRLAIGLHAGPAIIGEMGYGRATSLTAVGDTINIASRLEGLAKEHDCELAVSVELAGRAGIGLDGNRRLDISLRGRQARLETWIVENAAEISKALPAED, translated from the coding sequence TTGACGATCCTTTCCGCCGACATCCGCAAGAAAGCGCACCTGGTCTCTGGCGCCGTGCTCGGCTCCTTTGTCCTGTGCCATCTCATCAACCATTCGCTCGGTCTCATTTCCGTCGGCGCGATGGAAGCAGGGCGGCGCACGCTCGGCCTGCTTTGGCAGAGCACGCCCGGAACCGTCCTCCTCTATAGTGCCCTTCTCCTGCACTTCCTGATGGCGCTCGACAGCCTCTATCGTCGCCAAACCCTGCGAATGCCCGTCGGCGAGGCTTTGAAGATCGTCTTCGGCCTGAGCCTGCCCTTTCTGCTCATACCCCATGTCGTCGCGGCCCGCGTGGAACCGATCCTGACCGGGATCAACGCCGACTATCCGATGATCCTGCGCGGGCTCTGGTCGCATGCCTCAAACGCCTCGCGGCAGAGCGTCGCGCTGCTCCTGGTGTGGGGCCATGCCTGCCTCGGGGCGTGGTTCTGGATGCGAGGCCGAAGCTGGTTTGCACGCTACGAGATTCTGCTCTACACGATTGCTATTCTCGTCCCGATCTTCGCACTCTTCGGCTTCGTCAGCGGCGCCCGCTCGCTTCCGCCCGTCTATGCGGAACATGGCGCCTATGGCGACAGGGCCAGCATCAGCCGGTCGCAGAACAGCCCGACTGCTGAAGATATCCGTCTGGCCCTCTATGCCGGCTTCACCGGCCTTATCGGCGGAGCGCTGGCCCTGCGCGCGCTGCCATCGCGCGGCCGCATCCGCGTGCGTTACCCCGATGGGCGGGTCGCGGCGGTCAGCCTCGGCTTCAGCGTGCTCGAGGCAAGCCGCGCCGCCGGAATTCCCCACGTTTCCGTCTGCGGCGGCCGCGGCCGCTGTTCGACCTGCCGGATACGTATCATCGAGGGCCTCGAAGGCCAGCCGGAACCGGACGCGGCGGAGCTTGCGACACTAACCCGCATCGGCGCTCCCAACAATGTTCGCCTCGCTTGCCAGTTCCGCCCCGTGCACAATGTCACGGTCGTGCCGGTCCTCGACAATGACAGTCTCGGCACCAAGACGCAGCTTGCGCGCCACAATGGCGGCGGGCGCGAGCGGCAGGTCGCCGTGCTCTTCTGCGACCTGCGCGATTTCACCCGCATTGCCGAGCACCGGCTGCCCTACGACACGGTCTTCCTGCTCAATCGCTATTTCCAGATGGTCGGCGAGGCGGTCGAGGGCTCGGGCGGCGTCATCGACAAATTCATCGGTGACGGCGCGCTGGCGATTTTCGGTCTGAAGGGCTCTTACAAGGACGCTTGCCTGCAATCGCTCACCGCCGCCATGCGGCTGTCGGAGGGCGTTCGGGCGCTCAATCAGACATTCGAGGCCGAACTTCGGCACCCGCTGCGGCTCGCAATCGGCCTGCATGCCGGGCCCGCGATCATCGGCGAGATGGGCTACGGCCGGGCGACGTCGCTGACTGCCGTCGGCGACACGATCAACATCGCAAGCCGGCTGGAAGGCCTGGCAAAGGAACACGACTGCGAGCTTGCCGTCTCCGTCGAACTCGCCGGTCGAGCGGGGATCGGCCTCGATGGCAATCGCAGGCTCGACATCAGCCTACGCGGCCGTCAGGCGAGGCTCGAAACCTGGATCGTCGAGAACGCCGCGGAGATTTCGAAGGCTCTGCCGGCAGAGGATTGA
- a CDS encoding TetR family transcriptional regulator C-terminal domain-containing protein — protein MVLPRAAKTQRRTRIQEEKEERILEAALEVFSAHGFRGSTIDQIAEVAGMSKPNLLYYFRTKEAMHRALIDRVLDTWLDPLRELDAEGNPVAEIRSYIRRKLELARDFPRESRLFANEVLQGAPHIEDELKGPLKQLVDEKAEVIRAWAKAGKIAKCDPYHLIFAIWSTTQHYADFDVQVRAVLGQGHAGDGRFEDAARFLERLFVDGLQVRE, from the coding sequence ATGGTACTTCCAAGAGCGGCCAAGACCCAGAGGCGCACACGCATCCAAGAGGAAAAGGAGGAGCGCATCCTGGAAGCGGCGCTCGAGGTCTTCTCGGCCCATGGTTTTCGCGGTTCGACGATAGACCAGATTGCGGAAGTGGCGGGCATGTCGAAGCCGAACCTGCTCTATTATTTCCGCACGAAAGAGGCCATGCACCGCGCGCTGATCGACCGCGTGCTCGACACCTGGCTCGATCCGTTGCGCGAACTCGATGCCGAGGGCAACCCGGTCGCCGAGATTCGTAGCTATATCCGGCGCAAGCTCGAATTGGCGCGGGATTTCCCGCGCGAAAGCCGCCTCTTCGCCAACGAGGTCCTGCAGGGGGCGCCGCACATCGAGGACGAACTGAAGGGTCCGTTGAAACAACTGGTCGACGAGAAGGCCGAGGTCATCCGCGCCTGGGCGAAGGCCGGCAAGATCGCCAAGTGTGATCCCTATCACCTGATCTTCGCAATCTGGTCGACGACCCAGCATTACGCCGACTTCGACGTGCAGGTGCGCGCCGTCCTCGGCCAGGGACACGCGGGCGATGGGCGCTTCGAGGATGCGGCGCGGTTCCTCGAGCGGCTGTTCGTGGATGGGCTGCAGGTGCGGGAGTAG
- a CDS encoding Zn-dependent hydrolase produces MAAPGENRRVNADRLWDSLMEMAKIGPGVAGGNNRQTLTDADGEGRRLFQSWCEKAGLAMGVDKMGTMFMTRPGTDPDALPVHIGSHLDTQPTGGKFDGVLGVLSGLEVVRTMNDLGIRTKHPIVVTNWTNEEGARFAPAMLASGVFAGVHTLDYAYARKDPEGKSFGEELKRIGWVGDEEVGARKMHAYFEYHIEQGPILEAEDKQIGVVTHCQGLWWLEFTLTGREAHTGSTPMNLRVNAGLAMARILEMVQKVAMENQPGAVGGVGQMFFSPNSRNVLPGKVVFTVDIRSPDQAKLDGMRARIEAEAPKICEPLGVGCSIEAVGHFDPVTFDPKLVTTVRSAAEKLGYSHMDLISGAGHDACWAAKVAPTTMIMCPCVGGLSHNEAEDISKEWATAGADVLFHAVLETAEVVE; encoded by the coding sequence ATGGCAGCACCTGGCGAGAATAGGCGCGTCAATGCCGACCGCCTGTGGGACTCGTTGATGGAAATGGCGAAGATCGGGCCCGGCGTTGCCGGCGGCAACAATCGCCAGACCTTGACGGATGCGGACGGCGAGGGTCGCCGCCTTTTCCAGTCCTGGTGCGAGAAGGCGGGGCTCGCCATGGGCGTCGACAAGATGGGCACCATGTTCATGACCCGCCCCGGCACGGATCCAGATGCCCTGCCCGTCCATATAGGCTCCCATCTCGACACGCAGCCGACCGGCGGCAAGTTCGACGGCGTGCTCGGTGTCTTGAGCGGCCTTGAGGTCGTGCGCACGATGAACGACCTCGGCATCAGGACGAAGCATCCGATCGTCGTCACCAACTGGACCAATGAGGAAGGCGCTCGTTTCGCCCCCGCCATGCTCGCTTCCGGCGTCTTCGCGGGCGTCCACACGCTCGACTATGCCTATGCCCGCAAGGATCCGGAGGGAAAGAGCTTCGGCGAGGAACTGAAACGCATCGGCTGGGTCGGCGACGAGGAAGTCGGCGCGCGCAAGATGCACGCCTATTTCGAATACCATATCGAGCAGGGCCCGATCCTCGAGGCCGAAGACAAACAGATCGGCGTCGTCACCCACTGTCAGGGACTGTGGTGGCTCGAATTCACGCTGACCGGTCGGGAGGCCCATACCGGCTCCACGCCGATGAATCTGCGCGTCAATGCCGGGCTCGCCATGGCGCGCATCCTGGAAATGGTGCAGAAAGTCGCCATGGAAAACCAACCCGGCGCCGTCGGCGGTGTCGGCCAGATGTTCTTTTCGCCGAACTCCCGAAACGTGCTGCCGGGCAAGGTCGTCTTCACCGTCGACATCCGCTCGCCGGACCAGGCCAAGCTCGACGGCATGCGCGCACGCATCGAGGCCGAGGCGCCGAAGATTTGCGAGCCGCTGGGCGTTGGCTGTTCGATCGAGGCGGTCGGTCATTTCGACCCCGTAACCTTCGATCCCAAGCTGGTCACGACCGTCCGCAGCGCCGCCGAGAAGCTTGGCTACAGCCACATGGATCTTATCTCGGGCGCCGGGCACGATGCTTGCTGGGCGGCGAAGGTAGCCCCGACCACGATGATCATGTGCCCCTGTGTCGGTGGGTTGAGCCACAACGAGGCGGAGGACATTTCCAAGGAATGGGCCACGGCCGGAGCCGACGTCCTCTTCCATGCAGTCCTCGAAACGGCAGAAGTGGTCGAATGA
- a CDS encoding NAD(P)-dependent oxidoreductase, producing the protein MGTTQSGILAGRLPLAEYEENFSDLHPPLDKHEALVAADRCYFCHDAPCMTACPTSIDIPLFIRQIATGNPIGSAKTIFDQNILGGMCARVCPTETLCEQACVRNTAEERPVEIGRLQRYATDIAMREDKQYYTRPAPSGRRVAVVGAGPAGLACAHRLAIKGHDVVIYDAREKSGGLNEYGIAAYKSVDDFAQKEVDYVLSVGGIEIRHGQALGRDFSLADLAEQHDAVFLGLGLAGVNALRMEGENAAGVEDAVDFIAALRQSKTRADIPVGRRVVVLGGGMTAIDAAVQAKLLGAEEVTICYRRGKEHMNASEFEQDLATSKGVTIRHWLQPKRIAVKDGKVAGIELEYTTLVEGKLMPTGETGIIAADQIFKAIGQTFEASGLGALQMEGGRITVDQDGRTSLAKVWAGGDCVRGGEDLTVSAVAMGRDAAESINQALAAEAPLASAVA; encoded by the coding sequence ATGGGAACGACGCAATCTGGGATTCTCGCCGGGCGCCTGCCGCTCGCGGAGTACGAGGAGAACTTCTCCGACCTTCATCCGCCACTCGACAAACACGAAGCGCTCGTTGCCGCGGACCGCTGTTACTTCTGTCATGACGCGCCCTGCATGACGGCCTGTCCCACCTCCATCGATATTCCGTTGTTCATCCGGCAGATCGCGACGGGCAACCCGATCGGTTCCGCCAAGACCATCTTCGACCAGAACATCCTGGGCGGGATGTGCGCCCGCGTCTGTCCCACCGAAACGCTCTGCGAGCAGGCCTGCGTGCGCAACACCGCCGAGGAGCGGCCGGTCGAGATCGGGCGCTTGCAGCGCTATGCGACCGACATCGCGATGAGGGAGGACAAGCAGTACTATACGCGGCCCGCGCCCTCGGGCCGCAGGGTTGCTGTCGTCGGCGCCGGGCCCGCCGGCCTTGCCTGCGCCCATCGCCTCGCCATCAAGGGACACGACGTGGTGATCTATGACGCCCGTGAAAAATCCGGCGGCCTCAACGAATATGGCATTGCCGCCTACAAGTCGGTCGACGACTTCGCCCAGAAGGAGGTCGACTATGTGCTGTCCGTCGGTGGCATCGAGATACGCCATGGCCAGGCGCTTGGCCGCGACTTCTCGCTCGCCGACCTGGCCGAGCAGCATGACGCCGTCTTCCTCGGCCTCGGCCTGGCCGGCGTCAACGCGCTCAGGATGGAAGGCGAGAATGCCGCTGGCGTCGAGGACGCCGTGGATTTCATCGCCGCGCTGCGCCAATCGAAGACCAGGGCCGACATTCCCGTCGGTCGACGGGTCGTCGTCCTCGGCGGCGGCATGACCGCGATCGACGCGGCCGTACAGGCAAAACTGCTCGGCGCCGAAGAAGTGACGATCTGCTACCGCCGCGGCAAGGAGCACATGAACGCCTCGGAATTCGAGCAGGATCTGGCCACTTCCAAGGGCGTCACCATTCGCCACTGGCTGCAGCCGAAGCGCATAGCCGTGAAGGACGGCAAGGTTGCCGGCATCGAGCTCGAATACACCACCCTTGTAGAGGGCAAGCTGATGCCGACCGGGGAGACCGGTATCATTGCCGCCGACCAGATCTTCAAGGCGATCGGCCAGACATTCGAGGCCTCGGGCCTCGGCGCGCTTCAGATGGAGGGCGGGCGCATCACCGTCGATCAGGACGGCCGCACCTCGCTGGCAAAGGTATGGGCGGGCGGCGACTGCGTGCGTGGCGGCGAAGACCTGACCGTCTCGGCCGTCGCCATGGGACGCGACGCCGCCGAATCGATCAACCAAGCCCTCGCCGCGGAAGCGCCGCTGGCGAGCGCCGTTGCTTGA